Genomic segment of Populus nigra chromosome 6, ddPopNigr1.1, whole genome shotgun sequence:
CACTAGTATCTTAGGGAGAATTCCTCCAACAAGAAGTGCAGATGATCTACATCACATGTACTCCTCTAgaaattctttttcttcttggaCTTTGGATCATATACGACGAAGATCTCCGGATAGAGTTATAAGTTCTTCTAGGGGTTTATCGCCACCCAGAAACGTGGATAATCTACAGCGAAGGCCTTTGAACAGGACATATGATGATTTTAGAACAGTTTCATATATGAATAAAGATGCTCTTGATGCTCCAAGGTCTGTGAGCAGTTCCTCAACTTTTATGACAAAATCTGCCATGCCTCCACCATCAACTGTACCTGCTACGTCTGTGGCACCACGTATGAGCCAACTTCCTCCACCAAGTGGCCTTGTGCATAAGAGTTCATATGCGGTACTAGTTTGTTGACTTCTGGCACTTGCATTGCCCACTCACAACACATAAGACATGCAACtgcttattttgattaatttcttgcttattgTGTATCATGACTTGATGTGCTTTATATGAGTAGTGGTTGCTTACAATGTTAGCTTACAGAAAATGGAAGATGTCTGTTATGTTTACACCAAGTATTCAGCTAGTTTACCTGTGATAGTTTTAACCTTTTAATCACTGCTATGACTAATCCTTGAAAATTTCATGTGCTTGGTAAATTTTCTGTATTTGATGTGGCCTGGCAGTTTAATTGTTAGGCTTGCAAATAATGAATGTGAGAGAGGGAGCTGCACATATACGTagatattgaaattttttgcaGCATGTCTACCTgacagaagaaagaaagaaattgtaaaATGGCAAACACAAATATAGTAGGAAATGGAAAGATTAAGGAAAACTTCTGGGGGAATCAGTGAACTAGGCCAGCTATATTACTGGCTAAAATTATTTGGTTCCTTATGATTGGGCACATGAGTCTTTTGATGAACCAGGAATTCTATATCACTAACTCGAATGGCCTGTTTAGAGTCTGAAGACagtttgatttgaaattgtAGAGAACGAGTGGACTAAGCCAATATAGGAAATGGAAAGATGAAGGGAAACTTCTGGTGGAATCAGTGAACTAGGCCAGCTATACAACTGGCTAAAATTATATGCCTCCTTATGATTGGGCATGATTCTTTTGCTGAACCAGGAGTTCTTTATCGCCAATTTGAATGGCTTGTTTAGAGTATGAAGACAGGTTGATTTGAAATTGTAGAGAACGAGTGGACTAAGCCAATAGCAAGGTTCCACTTCTGCAGAAAATCTAGTTCTGAGTCAGATTTTTGGATGTACTTCTGTCTTGTTACTGATTCCAATTTTCTGTCCTCTCTTTTTAACTCATGCTCCTTCTATCCCCCAAAGAAtccattttaaaattgtgtaaAGTTAATTAGGACAATCTCTGTAGGGACAAAGGGAGTAGTAGTTTCCTTTGGGTTCATGTGAACCGAGTGCAAGTCATTTGTTGCCTGATAGCTTACAGAGCTAACTTCCTCTTTAGGGATAACCCAGATTTCCCAAATAAACACCTACTAACTTCTTATCTATTTCTGGCTTCTACTTAGGCTGAAGAACAACAAACTGTTGAAGGCCTACTACATTCATTGGGATTAGGGAAATATGCCATTCTTTTCAAGGCTGAGGAGGTACACCAAATATTCctcttgttttaataaattttttcatagaCTATTGATGCtatcttcttatttgttttaattgcaCATTATTTTATGTGAAACATGAAGGTTATGTGATTTGTGCAATTTGACCACTATGGGGCTTCATGCCATGGAGCAacgacaaaaaaagaagagtggAACTACAttgcaattttattatttctttgttaGGATTATAATCTACAcgtcatattttttaatttcacactTGCATGACAGGTCTATACCTGGTACTGCTGTTACATTTCTGGGTGACATGATTATACACATGTTTGCGATCACTTATGGTCagatctatgttttgagaaacCAGACATTATTGGTTTTGTACAATTGTCCATCAgggtccccccccccccccccctgtttGTGTTGGTGGGGGCATCTTCCCACCACCTGTTGTATGCCAAGGAGAATAATATTATGTACTGGAACTTCTATTTTTTCAAGCCACCTAATTTAAGATTCGTGTAATGTGTCAAACAGGTAGATATGCCTGCATTGAAGCAGATGGGGGAAAGTGACCTCAAAGAGCTGGGCATACCTATGgtaattttccttcttttcctttACTTGTCTACTATCTTGGGTGTTATTTTGTAATGGCATATGATGTCCAAGTCTGTTTCGTGCTCATGTTTTCTGCATCTCAAGTATTTCACTGTCTTGTGATATTTAAAATGTTGATACAAAAATTGTTGAAGCATGCATGATTAATCTTTTAGTTATTTGAAATGAATTACTTTATTGTACAAACTTAACTGGCATCTATATACCCCGCCACTCAAGAAATCTCAAGTTCGAGCCTctcctttttaaaaatataaaaagaaacctTTTCATGATATCTTAGCTGTCATTATACTTTAAAGACTTATCatcgtcgtcgtcatcatcaTTACTAGTGatggtttttcaatttgatgcatttttttcatgttagttATTAAGAACTGTATGGGCTGCCTCTTCTTGTGAGATGAgtttttgcaataaaaaaaaaattatttggggGAGAGGACATGGTGGGTGTTTCTTCTTCTGAATAAATATTGCACTGAAGTGAacaatatttatgttaaaaaaacatggaaaatacTTGGCAAAAATAAGGGTTGTAGATTCACAGTATTAAGAAATGTATGGACTGCCTCTGCTCGTGAGATGAGTTTTTGCACTCTAAAATTTGTTAATGACATTGCGCTTGgtggatttttcttcttctgaatAAATATTGCACcgagttaaaaatatttatgttaaaaaagacATGGAAAATACTGGGCAAAAATGAGGGTTGTGGATTCACGGTACCTTGAAGTACTAAGTTGTGTTTCACCAAATGAATGATCATTATTCCATTTGTTTCGGAAAATATCTGATTTGCATGATGTGTTCTTTTTGCTTATTGAAACAAAAGCTGTGGTGGCACTTCTCTGGGATACCCCACACACCTTGTAATTATTCTTAAATTTGCATTTCGGTAATCATTAACATTAATGTTGGTTTCCTTTGAACATTTTCTGAAATGCAGGGGCCAAGAAAGAAGATTCTTCTTGCACTCCTGCCTCGTTCCAAATGGCATCCTTGACGGTTGTACTTTGAGATTCTAGTGATGCTTGGATTATGTAGGTTGTAATCTAAAATGAGAAGCTCGTATTGAACAATCTTTTTGTGAAGTATTATTTTGTGCGTTTGTCCTCATTTTAGGTTAGGAACGGCCCACGAATCTATTGTCAAATAATTGCTTCCAAGATATAACTCTATTAGTAAGCATTTTGATTCCTGGCAGAGGAAAATTTTGAGATGCAggatttttttccattaatatgTTTCTTCATTTTCATGTTTCTGTTTTGAGCTTGAATTCGAATCATGCAGGATTATTCCTGGTTGATAATTTTA
This window contains:
- the LOC133697689 gene encoding uncharacterized protein LOC133697689 isoform X3; its protein translation is MTETSKARVTITLGRSGQVVKRAATISGDYSNSQQGAGSKRSVMDRLGHQLSNKRQRGDSSLTSLGSNGVKDGRIDKDDLRYKLMQKNVFRRAQSDDDQKTMDLREKLSRTVQPSGHPLSTNLDARQRMPEPMDTSILGRIPPTRSADDLHHMYSSRNSFSSWTLDHIRRRSPDRVISSSRGLSPPRNVDNLQRRPLNRTYDDFRTVSYMNKDALDAPRSVSSSSTFMTKSAMPPPSTVPATSVAPRMSQLPPPSGLVHKSSYAVDMPALKQMGESDLKELGIPMGPRKKILLALLPRSKWHP
- the LOC133697689 gene encoding uncharacterized protein LOC133697689 isoform X1; the encoded protein is MTETSKARVTITLGRSGQVVKRAATISGDYSNSQQGAGSKRSVMDRLGHQLSNKRQRGDSSLTSLGSNGVKDGRIDKDDLRYKLMQKNVFRRAQSDDDQKTMDLREKLSRTVQPSGHPLSTNLDARQRMPEPMDTSILGRIPPTRSADDLHHMYSSRNSFSSWTLDHIRRRSPDRVISSSRGLSPPRNVDNLQRRPLNRTYDDFRTVSYMNKDALDAPRSVSSSSTFMTKSAMPPPSTVPATSVAPRMSQLPPPSGLVHKSSYAAEEQQTVEGLLHSLGLGKYAILFKAEEVDMPALKQMGESDLKELGIPMGPRKKILLALLPRSKWHP
- the LOC133697689 gene encoding uncharacterized protein LOC133697689 isoform X2 gives rise to the protein MTETSKARVTITLGRSGQVVKRAATISGDYSNSQQGAGSKRSVMDRLGHQLSNKRQRGDSSLTSLGSNGVKDDLRYKLMQKNVFRRAQSDDDQKTMDLREKLSRTVQPSGHPLSTNLDARQRMPEPMDTSILGRIPPTRSADDLHHMYSSRNSFSSWTLDHIRRRSPDRVISSSRGLSPPRNVDNLQRRPLNRTYDDFRTVSYMNKDALDAPRSVSSSSTFMTKSAMPPPSTVPATSVAPRMSQLPPPSGLVHKSSYAAEEQQTVEGLLHSLGLGKYAILFKAEEVDMPALKQMGESDLKELGIPMGPRKKILLALLPRSKWHP